A genomic stretch from Oleomonas cavernae includes:
- a CDS encoding phytanoyl-CoA dioxygenase family protein: MGKFLNQAQVDGFQRDGFVSNLAVLNPTEVAELNARTEAFEAERPQDLSWAFDIKANLLFDWVYELGRHPLLLDAVEDLIGPDILMTNATFRIKNPGSHIDYGWHQDSARIEVKPAFVIVFVALSPATAQNGCLRVIPATHDRVRPFTLTEGPGQLNRLVARVVGADPDQAVDLTLEAGEIAIFHGNAVHGSAANMSDKRRVAILYDYTPAKARQHVGRGSGQLVRGVDTWGHWGHEPVPEPGLTETNVLNRRAMLSTYHENVLMGPRLPGETITFPDRPY, translated from the coding sequence ATGGGCAAGTTCCTGAACCAGGCGCAGGTCGACGGCTTTCAGCGCGACGGCTTCGTTTCGAACCTGGCCGTCCTGAACCCTACCGAGGTGGCCGAGCTCAACGCCCGCACCGAGGCCTTCGAGGCCGAGCGGCCGCAAGACCTCTCCTGGGCCTTCGACATCAAGGCGAACCTGCTGTTCGACTGGGTCTACGAGCTGGGCCGCCATCCCCTGCTGCTCGATGCGGTCGAGGACCTGATCGGCCCCGACATCCTGATGACCAACGCGACCTTCCGGATCAAGAACCCGGGCAGCCATATCGACTACGGCTGGCACCAGGATTCGGCGCGCATCGAGGTGAAGCCGGCCTTCGTCATCGTCTTCGTGGCGCTGTCGCCGGCGACGGCGCAGAACGGCTGCCTGCGGGTGATCCCGGCGACCCACGACCGGGTCCGCCCCTTCACCCTGACCGAGGGGCCGGGCCAGTTGAACCGCCTGGTCGCCCGCGTCGTCGGCGCCGACCCGGACCAGGCCGTGGACCTGACCTTAGAGGCGGGCGAGATCGCGATCTTCCACGGCAATGCCGTGCACGGCTCGGCCGCGAACATGAGCGACAAGCGCCGCGTGGCGATCCTCTACGACTACACCCCGGCCAAGGCGCGCCAGCATGTCGGCCGCGGCTCGGGACAGTTGGTGCGGGGCGTGGACACCTGGGGCCACTGGGGCCACGAACCGGTGCCCGAGCCCGGCCTGACCGAGACCAACGTGCTGAACCGCCGGGCCATGCTCTCGACCTATCACGAGAACGTGCTGATGGGCCCGCGCCTGCCCGGCGAGACGATCACCTTCCCCGACCGGCCTTATTGA
- a CDS encoding MATE family efflux transporter yields MGTARGGGTGEAIALTRLALPIIMARIGLTLMLVVDNMMVGHYGTADLAAFSLGLSLVHTMQTVGLGLLLGGMVEISGAFGRGSLAECGRIWRRSMGYALVIGAIGLGLTMGAEWLYLSLDQAPDLAHSAARITAIFAWSLPPMLVYLATIMLLESVGRPYVGVWLLLGANVVNLVLNQVLVFGLFDLPGLGALGAAWATLIARLILAGSAVGYVLWLMPERHGLGRAARADHAWAPGARQRRIGYAEGLSMGMESGAFAVMVIFAGQLGALDLASYSIAINLNMLLFMLAVGVGGASAVRVAQAYGRQDAAGMARTGWSGVGVYAGLMGVVSAVFLTIPETITALYTTDPALTAAARPLVALVGIVVLIDGSQRVVANILRGYGEAWAPTTAHLIAYLVVMIPLGYYLGVALGHGSLGLILAIVVASVVATILLFSRFIWLAARPPFFHPKPEGTWASS; encoded by the coding sequence ATGGGCACAGCGCGCGGGGGTGGAACGGGCGAAGCCATCGCGCTGACGCGGCTTGCCCTGCCCATCATCATGGCGCGTATCGGCCTGACCTTGATGCTGGTGGTCGACAACATGATGGTCGGCCACTACGGCACCGCCGACCTCGCCGCCTTCTCGCTAGGGCTGAGCCTAGTGCACACCATGCAGACCGTGGGCCTGGGCCTGCTGCTGGGCGGCATGGTCGAGATCTCGGGCGCCTTCGGCCGCGGCAGCCTGGCCGAATGCGGCCGGATCTGGCGCCGCTCCATGGGTTACGCCCTGGTGATCGGCGCGATCGGCCTAGGGCTGACCATGGGGGCCGAGTGGCTGTACCTCAGCCTGGACCAGGCACCCGACCTGGCGCACAGCGCCGCCCGCATCACGGCGATCTTCGCCTGGTCGCTGCCGCCGATGCTGGTCTATCTCGCCACCATCATGCTGCTCGAATCGGTGGGCCGGCCCTATGTCGGGGTGTGGCTGTTGCTGGGCGCCAATGTGGTCAACCTGGTGCTGAACCAGGTCCTGGTCTTCGGCCTGTTCGACCTGCCAGGCCTAGGTGCCCTGGGGGCCGCCTGGGCGACCTTGATCGCCCGCCTGATCCTGGCCGGCAGTGCCGTCGGCTACGTGCTGTGGCTGATGCCGGAACGGCACGGCTTAGGCCGCGCCGCCCGGGCCGATCATGCCTGGGCGCCGGGTGCCCGCCAGCGCCGCATCGGCTATGCCGAGGGACTGAGCATGGGCATGGAGAGCGGCGCCTTCGCGGTCATGGTGATCTTCGCCGGGCAACTGGGCGCGCTCGACCTCGCCAGCTATTCGATCGCCATCAACCTCAACATGCTGCTGTTCATGCTGGCGGTCGGCGTCGGCGGGGCCTCGGCCGTGCGGGTCGCCCAGGCCTATGGCCGCCAGGACGCTGCCGGCATGGCGCGCACCGGCTGGTCCGGCGTCGGCGTCTATGCCGGGCTGATGGGCGTGGTCTCCGCCGTCTTTCTGACCATCCCCGAGACCATCACCGCGCTCTATACCACCGATCCGGCCTTGACCGCGGCGGCCCGGCCGCTGGTCGCCCTGGTCGGCATCGTCGTGCTGATCGACGGTTCGCAGCGTGTGGTCGCCAATATCCTGCGCGGTTACGGCGAGGCCTGGGCGCCGACCACGGCCCACCTGATCGCCTACCTCGTGGTGATGATCCCGCTTGGTTACTACCTCGGCGTCGCCCTGGGCCATGGTTCGCTGGGGCTGATCCTGGCGATCGTCGTCGCCAGCGTGGTCGCCACCATCCTGTTGTTCTCGCGCTTCATCTGGCTGGCGGCGCGGCCGCCGTTCTTCCACCCCAAACCGGAGGGTACATGGGCAAGTTCCTGA
- a CDS encoding molybdopterin-dependent oxidoreductase produces the protein MSVHYRACHLCEAICGLELTVEAGHVTTIKGDKADVLSRGHICPKGVALKDLHEDPDRLRTPVKRVGDRFVEIGWGEAVSTVATRLAETAKAHGQDAVALYFGNPNVHSSGLLTHGGGLGRAIKTRSVYSATSVDQLPAQLMALWMYGHQNFLPIPDIDHTDLFMVFGGNPMASNGSLMTVPDFPGRLHALKARGGRMVVVDPRRTETAKVADAHHFIRPGTDALVLLAMVNVLFAEGLAKPGRLADFTDGIEAVRDAVAPFTPERAAAQSGLDADIIRALAREVAQAPRAAVYGRMGVSTQAFGTLCQWAIQLLNLLTGNLDREGGTLLAHPAIEAGMAPRGAGGFGRWHSRIRNLPEFSGNLPVAALAEEILTPGQGQVRALLTIAGNPVSSTPNGRQLDAALDDLDFVACVDFYVNETTRHADIILPPASPLERGHYDLAFYNLAVRNVARWSEPLFDKPEGARHDWEILTALATEYARAMGNEPPNLLPSETMIDFGLRTGPYELDLETLKASPHGVDLGPLRPSFPERLVTNNGRITAAPAGCLADLARLAAAKPEAGLVLIGRRHVRSNNSWMHNSTRLVKGPNRQRLQMHPADMEERQIRDGARVAVSSRIGTVEIEVEASGDVMPGVVCLPHGWGQSTRDGIQMSVANASGGVSFNDLSDENRLDVASGNAVLNGVPVEVRALAV, from the coding sequence ATGTCCGTTCATTATCGGGCCTGCCATTTGTGCGAGGCGATCTGCGGCCTGGAACTGACGGTGGAAGCCGGCCACGTCACCACCATCAAGGGCGACAAGGCCGACGTTCTCTCCCGCGGCCATATCTGCCCCAAGGGCGTGGCGCTGAAAGACCTGCACGAGGATCCCGACCGCCTGCGCACACCGGTGAAGCGGGTCGGCGACCGGTTCGTCGAGATCGGCTGGGGCGAGGCGGTTTCGACCGTGGCGACCAGGCTGGCAGAGACCGCCAAGGCCCATGGCCAGGACGCCGTGGCACTCTACTTCGGCAATCCCAACGTCCATTCGTCGGGCCTGCTGACCCATGGCGGCGGCCTGGGCCGGGCGATCAAGACCAGGTCGGTCTATTCCGCCACCTCGGTCGACCAGCTCCCGGCGCAATTGATGGCCCTGTGGATGTACGGCCACCAGAATTTCCTGCCGATCCCCGACATCGATCATACCGACCTGTTCATGGTGTTCGGCGGCAATCCCATGGCCTCGAACGGCAGCCTGATGACGGTGCCCGATTTCCCCGGCCGCCTGCACGCGCTGAAAGCCCGCGGCGGCCGCATGGTGGTGGTCGACCCGCGCCGCACCGAAACCGCCAAGGTGGCCGACGCCCACCATTTCATCCGCCCGGGCACCGATGCCCTGGTGTTGCTGGCCATGGTCAATGTGCTGTTCGCCGAGGGCCTGGCCAAGCCCGGCCGCCTGGCCGACTTCACCGACGGGATCGAGGCGGTGCGCGACGCCGTGGCCCCCTTCACCCCGGAACGGGCGGCCGCCCAAAGCGGCCTCGACGCCGATATCATCCGCGCCCTGGCCCGAGAGGTGGCGCAGGCGCCCCGTGCCGCCGTCTATGGCCGTATGGGGGTTTCGACCCAGGCCTTCGGCACCCTGTGCCAATGGGCGATCCAGCTCCTGAACCTGCTGACCGGCAACCTGGACCGGGAGGGCGGCACCCTGCTGGCCCATCCGGCGATCGAGGCCGGCATGGCACCGCGCGGGGCGGGCGGCTTCGGCCGCTGGCACAGCCGCATCCGCAACCTGCCCGAATTCTCCGGCAACCTGCCGGTGGCGGCCCTGGCCGAGGAAATCCTGACCCCCGGGCAGGGCCAGGTCCGCGCCCTGCTGACCATCGCCGGCAACCCGGTGTCCTCGACGCCCAACGGCCGGCAACTCGACGCGGCGCTGGACGATCTCGATTTCGTCGCCTGCGTCGATTTCTATGTGAACGAGACCACACGCCACGCCGACATCATCCTGCCGCCGGCCTCGCCGCTCGAACGCGGGCACTACGACCTCGCCTTCTACAATCTGGCGGTCCGCAATGTCGCCCGCTGGAGCGAACCGCTGTTCGACAAGCCCGAGGGTGCGCGCCACGACTGGGAAATCCTCACGGCACTGGCCACGGAATACGCCCGGGCCATGGGCAACGAGCCGCCCAACCTGCTGCCCAGCGAGACCATGATCGATTTCGGCCTGCGCACCGGGCCCTACGAACTCGATCTCGAGACCCTGAAGGCCAGCCCCCATGGCGTCGACCTGGGCCCGCTGCGCCCCTCGTTCCCGGAACGGCTGGTGACCAACAACGGCCGCATCACCGCCGCCCCGGCCGGCTGCCTGGCCGATCTGGCGCGCCTCGCGGCGGCAAAGCCCGAGGCCGGCCTGGTCCTGATCGGGCGGCGCCACGTCCGCTCGAACAATTCCTGGATGCACAACAGCACCCGCCTGGTCAAAGGCCCTAACCGCCAGCGCCTGCAGATGCACCCGGCGGACATGGAGGAGCGCCAGATCCGCGACGGCGCCCGGGTGGCGGTGAGCAGCCGCATCGGCACGGTCGAGATCGAGGTCGAGGCCAGCGGCGATGTCATGCCGGGCGTGGTCTGCCTGCCCCACGGCTGGGGCCAGAGCACGCGCGACGGCATCCAGATGAGCGTTGCCAACGCTTCCGGCGGGGTCAGCTTCAACGATCTGTCGGACGAGAACCGGCTGGACGTTGCCAGCGGCAACGCCGTGCTGAACGGCGTGCCGGTCGAGGTGCGCGCGCTGGCGGTGTGA
- a CDS encoding TauD/TfdA dioxygenase family protein, whose amino-acid sequence MRARADYQHIDVQPIGGTFGARIDRLDIGRPIGDAAWAEVERAFHDHRVVILADQPQAPERIVELSGRLGFTETHIDSSHLLDGHPEIILIGNLKVNGVMKSLFVNAREEWHFDYSYIAKPSIAALFYAVTVPPEGGDTLFADATAAFDALDEAEKARLRRLTAVHSWAQLHKQLEAMDPTRKPLSEEALRKYAPVPQPLVYQHPVTGRESLWLAPQVISEIIGMDPGEATALLDRLTAHVTAPAFTYRHKWRQGDLVFFDNRAVLHTATVFDFERHQRLMYRTTILDGGPAIAA is encoded by the coding sequence ATGCGTGCCAGGGCCGACTATCAGCATATCGACGTGCAGCCCATCGGCGGCACCTTCGGCGCCCGGATCGACAGGCTCGACATCGGCCGGCCCATCGGCGACGCCGCCTGGGCCGAGGTCGAGCGGGCCTTCCACGACCACCGGGTGGTGATCCTGGCCGACCAGCCGCAGGCGCCCGAGCGGATTGTCGAATTGAGCGGCCGCCTGGGCTTCACCGAGACCCATATCGATTCCAGCCATCTGCTGGACGGCCACCCCGAGATCATCCTGATCGGGAACCTGAAGGTGAACGGGGTGATGAAGTCCCTGTTCGTCAACGCGCGCGAGGAATGGCACTTCGACTATTCCTATATCGCCAAGCCCTCGATCGCCGCCCTGTTCTATGCCGTCACCGTGCCGCCGGAAGGCGGCGACACCCTGTTCGCCGATGCGACGGCGGCCTTCGACGCGCTGGACGAGGCCGAGAAGGCGCGCCTGCGCAGGCTGACCGCGGTGCATTCCTGGGCCCAGCTCCACAAGCAGTTGGAGGCCATGGATCCGACGCGCAAGCCCTTGTCGGAAGAAGCCTTGCGCAAATACGCGCCGGTGCCCCAGCCGCTGGTCTACCAGCACCCGGTGACCGGTCGCGAGTCCCTGTGGCTGGCGCCCCAGGTGATCTCGGAAATCATCGGCATGGACCCCGGCGAGGCGACCGCGCTGCTCGATCGGCTGACCGCCCACGTTACCGCACCGGCCTTCACCTATCGCCACAAGTGGCGCCAGGGCGATCTGGTGTTCTTCGACAACCGCGCCGTCCTGCACACCGCCACGGTCTTCGATTTCGAACGCCACCAGCGCCTGATGTACCGCACCACCATCCTGGACGGCGGCCCGGCGATCGCGGCGTGA
- the polA gene encoding DNA polymerase I codes for MSSRATPPTPTPTEGRGALAETGEHLYLVDGSGYIFRAYHALPPLTRPDGTPVNAVLGFSNILARFLADLDDGDRPTHLAVVFDAGRLTFRNEIYPQYKAHRPDPPEDLIPQFALIRDATKAFNVVSIELEGFEADDIIATLAAESRRRGARCTIVSSDKDLMQLVGGPVEMMDPVKIKRIGPAEVVEKFGVPPEKVVEVQALMGDSVDNVPGVPGIGQKTAAELINTFGDLETLLARTSEIKQPKRRESLETNAGLARISRELVKLKDDVVLALDFDTLKVRAIDGDKLLPFLEENGFRSLKNKLGTRLAGSLSSAANRASAVAAPPPPAAAGSPGDSRFETVSDLATLEAWIARALAAGAVAFDTETTSLDAMQAELVGFSLAIEPGHACYVPLRHRARGGLALDGEVPQQIPVAAALERLKPLLEADDVLKIGQNLKYDMLVLRKSGIEIRPIDDTMLISYALEGGAHGHGMDELSSLHLGHETIKFSDVAGTGKERIGFDEVAIPDATRYAAEDADVTLRLHRALKPRLFREHVTTVYETLERPLLSVLIEMEAAGILVDRAELARLSADFATRMAEMEGEIHKLAGRSFNLGSPKQLGEILFDEMSLPGGKKMKTGAWGTGADVLEELAGQGHELPAKILDWRQLAKLKSTYTDALQGQINPVTGRVHTSYAMASTSTGRLSSTDPNLQNIPIRTEEGRKIRKAFVAAPGTVLMSADYSQIELRLLAHIADIGALKEAFANGLDIHAMTASEVFGVPVEGMDPMVRRRAKAINFGIVYGISAFGLANQLGIPQGEASTYIKRYFERFPGIRAYMDATKVTARAQGWVGTIFGRRCHLAGINDKNPARRSFMERAAINAPIQGSAADIMRRAMIRVPPALNDAGLCAKMLLQVHDELVFEVPNAEVDATRRVVIEVMEKAALPAIDLSVPLVVEAGTGHSWAEAH; via the coding sequence ATGTCCTCGAGGGCGACGCCGCCCACGCCCACGCCCACTGAAGGCCGCGGGGCCTTGGCCGAGACGGGCGAACATCTCTATCTGGTCGACGGCTCGGGCTATATTTTCCGCGCCTATCATGCCCTGCCGCCGCTGACCCGGCCGGACGGCACGCCGGTCAACGCGGTCTTGGGCTTTTCCAACATCCTGGCCCGCTTCCTGGCCGATCTCGACGACGGCGACCGGCCGACCCACCTCGCCGTGGTCTTCGATGCCGGCCGGCTGACCTTCCGCAACGAGATCTATCCCCAGTACAAGGCCCACCGGCCCGATCCGCCCGAAGACCTGATCCCGCAGTTCGCCTTGATCCGCGACGCGACCAAGGCCTTCAACGTGGTCTCGATCGAGCTGGAAGGCTTCGAGGCCGACGATATCATCGCCACCCTGGCGGCAGAGTCGCGCCGGCGCGGCGCCCGCTGCACCATCGTCTCGTCCGACAAGGACCTGATGCAGCTGGTCGGCGGCCCGGTCGAGATGATGGACCCGGTGAAGATCAAGCGCATCGGCCCGGCCGAAGTGGTCGAGAAATTCGGCGTGCCGCCGGAAAAGGTGGTCGAGGTCCAGGCCCTGATGGGCGATTCGGTCGACAATGTCCCGGGCGTGCCCGGCATCGGCCAGAAGACCGCGGCCGAGCTGATCAACACTTTCGGCGACCTGGAAACCCTGCTGGCCCGCACGAGCGAGATCAAGCAGCCCAAGCGGCGCGAAAGCCTCGAGACCAACGCCGGCTTGGCCCGGATCAGCCGCGAACTGGTGAAACTCAAGGACGATGTCGTCCTCGCGCTCGATTTCGATACGCTGAAGGTGCGCGCGATCGATGGCGACAAGCTGCTGCCCTTCCTCGAGGAAAACGGCTTCCGCAGCCTGAAGAACAAGCTGGGCACCCGGCTGGCCGGCTCGCTCAGCAGCGCCGCCAACAGGGCGAGCGCCGTAGCAGCGCCGCCCCCGCCGGCCGCGGCGGGCAGCCCCGGCGATTCCCGCTTCGAGACGGTCAGCGACCTGGCCACGCTGGAGGCCTGGATCGCCCGCGCCCTGGCTGCCGGCGCCGTCGCCTTCGATACCGAGACCACCTCGCTCGATGCCATGCAGGCCGAACTGGTCGGCTTCTCGCTGGCGATCGAGCCGGGCCACGCCTGCTACGTGCCCCTGCGCCACCGCGCCCGCGGTGGCCTGGCGCTGGACGGCGAGGTGCCGCAGCAGATCCCGGTGGCGGCCGCCCTGGAACGGCTGAAGCCGCTGCTGGAGGCCGACGATGTGCTGAAGATCGGCCAGAACCTGAAATACGACATGCTGGTGCTGCGCAAGTCAGGCATCGAGATCCGCCCGATCGACGACACCATGCTGATCTCCTATGCGCTGGAGGGCGGCGCCCATGGCCATGGCATGGATGAGCTGTCGTCCCTGCACCTGGGCCACGAGACCATCAAGTTCTCGGATGTCGCCGGCACCGGCAAGGAACGCATCGGCTTCGACGAGGTGGCGATCCCGGACGCGACCCGTTACGCGGCCGAGGATGCCGATGTCACCCTGCGCCTGCACCGCGCCCTGAAACCCCGCCTGTTCCGCGAGCACGTCACCACGGTCTACGAGACCCTGGAGCGGCCCCTGTTGTCGGTGCTGATCGAGATGGAGGCCGCCGGCATCCTGGTCGATCGCGCCGAACTGGCCCGGCTCTCGGCCGATTTCGCCACCCGCATGGCGGAGATGGAGGGCGAGATCCACAAGCTGGCCGGCCGCAGCTTCAATCTAGGCAGTCCCAAGCAACTGGGCGAGATCCTGTTCGACGAGATGAGCCTGCCCGGCGGCAAGAAGATGAAGACCGGCGCCTGGGGCACCGGCGCCGACGTGCTGGAGGAATTGGCAGGGCAGGGCCACGAACTGCCGGCCAAGATCCTGGACTGGCGCCAGCTCGCCAAACTCAAATCGACCTATACCGATGCCCTCCAGGGCCAGATCAATCCGGTAACCGGCCGCGTCCACACCTCCTATGCCATGGCCTCGACCTCGACCGGGCGCCTGTCGTCGACCGACCCCAACCTGCAGAACATCCCGATCCGCACGGAAGAAGGCCGCAAGATCCGCAAGGCTTTCGTCGCCGCCCCCGGCACGGTGCTGATGTCGGCCGACTACAGCCAGATCGAACTGCGCCTGCTGGCCCATATCGCCGATATCGGTGCGCTCAAGGAGGCCTTCGCCAACGGCCTCGACATTCACGCCATGACCGCGTCGGAAGTCTTCGGCGTGCCGGTCGAAGGCATGGACCCGATGGTGCGCCGCCGCGCCAAGGCGATCAATTTCGGCATCGTCTACGGCATTTCCGCCTTCGGCCTGGCCAACCAGCTGGGCATCCCCCAGGGTGAGGCCAGCACCTATATCAAGCGCTATTTCGAGCGCTTCCCCGGCATCCGCGCCTATATGGACGCGACCAAGGTGACCGCTCGGGCGCAAGGCTGGGTCGGCACCATCTTCGGCCGCCGCTGCCACCTGGCCGGGATCAACGACAAGAACCCGGCGCGCCGCTCGTTCATGGAACGCGCCGCCATCAATGCGCCGATCCAGGGTTCGGCCGCCGATATCATGCGCCGGGCCATGATCCGCGTGCCCCCCGCGCTCAACGACGCCGGCCTCTGCGCCAAGATGCTGCTGCAGGTCCACGACGAACTGGTGTTCGAGGTGCCCAACGCGGAGGTGGACGCCACCCGCCGCGTGGTCATCGAGGTCATGGAAAAGGCCGCCCTGCCGGCGATCGACCTGAGCGTGCCCCTGGTGGTCGAGGCCGGCACCGGCCATTCCTGGGCCGAGGCGCACTGA
- a CDS encoding zinc-finger domain-containing protein, whose protein sequence is MAIEAPETIHVDTPTVACDGGDGALGHPRVYLNIEGHGEVQCPYCGRLYVLEGDAAHAHAH, encoded by the coding sequence ATGGCGATCGAAGCGCCCGAAACCATCCATGTCGATACCCCGACCGTCGCCTGCGACGGCGGCGACGGCGCCCTGGGCCATCCCCGGGTCTACCTGAACATCGAAGGCCATGGCGAGGTGCAGTGCCCCTATTGCGGCCGCCTCTATGTCCTCGAGGGCGACGCCGCCCACGCCCACGCCCACTGA
- a CDS encoding 2-hydroxyacid dehydrogenase, with product MTQTILFSSDLDDPVDWARAIAALRPELKIVDWRAVTAPETVEFALLWKPPPGGLGPYKNLKGIQSLGAGVNQLDLAELPAGIPLARLIDSSLTETMVDYAVASTYRHFRAFDRYERETRERAWNYATPARKADFPVGVMGTGVLGGATAACLAGLGFPVAGWSRSRRALPGVTAYAGLDELPGFLGSVKMVICVLPLTAQTAGILNARTFALLPRGSYVMNMGRGAHLVEADLVAAIEAGQIAGATLDVFSAEPLPRDHALYGRPEILVTPHVAGGIAPGTAAATVIENYDRTLAGKPLLNAVDPARGY from the coding sequence ATGACACAGACGATCCTGTTTTCGAGCGATCTCGACGATCCGGTGGATTGGGCCCGGGCCATCGCCGCCTTGCGGCCCGAGCTCAAGATCGTCGACTGGCGCGCGGTCACGGCGCCCGAGACGGTCGAATTCGCCCTGCTGTGGAAGCCGCCGCCGGGCGGCCTCGGCCCCTACAAGAACCTCAAGGGCATCCAGTCGCTGGGCGCCGGCGTCAACCAGCTCGACTTGGCCGAACTGCCGGCGGGCATTCCGCTTGCCCGGCTGATCGACAGCTCGCTGACCGAGACCATGGTCGACTATGCCGTCGCCTCGACCTATCGCCATTTCCGCGCCTTCGACCGCTATGAGCGCGAGACCCGGGAGCGGGCCTGGAACTATGCCACGCCGGCGCGCAAGGCCGATTTCCCGGTCGGCGTGATGGGTACCGGCGTGCTGGGCGGCGCCACCGCCGCCTGCCTGGCGGGCCTGGGCTTTCCCGTCGCGGGCTGGTCGCGCAGCCGGCGCGCGCTGCCGGGCGTCACCGCCTATGCCGGGCTGGATGAATTGCCGGGTTTCCTGGGCAGCGTGAAGATGGTGATCTGCGTCCTGCCCCTGACGGCGCAGACGGCGGGCATCCTCAACGCCCGGACCTTTGCCCTGCTGCCCAGGGGCTCTTATGTCATGAACATGGGCCGCGGCGCCCATCTCGTCGAGGCCGACCTGGTGGCGGCGATCGAGGCCGGGCAGATTGCCGGCGCCACGCTCGACGTCTTCTCGGCCGAACCGCTGCCGCGCGACCATGCGCTCTACGGCCGGCCGGAAATCCTGGTAACGCCCCACGTGGCAGGCGGGATCGCACCCGGGACCGCGGCCGCGACGGTGATCGAGAACTATGACCGGACCCTGGCCGGCAAGCCGCTGCTGAACGCCGTCGACCCGGCGCGCGGCTACTGA
- a CDS encoding transporter substrate-binding domain-containing protein: MRIVKSGLLGLALLALAGPALAEDKLIIGNEGTYPPFSMVTADGQLTGVEPDLTREMCTRMKVTCEFAVMDFKALIPSLLQNKVDVVASQVTPTPERKEKALFSVPVVYNPDIFVTRKDKTYEFTVAGLKGVRIGVQRGSAMATYITAQFGDAPVISLYDNPDQIRLDLLAGRIDMTYGAKLNWTAELIDKPEGKDYTLAGGDHWSGDMSIPEDQRGSSWIVRKGEDALLARMDEAIKSMIADCTFTQIRKKYLSAPIVAGEAACVKAG, from the coding sequence ATGCGTATCGTGAAGAGTGGGTTGCTTGGTCTCGCCCTGCTGGCGCTTGCCGGCCCGGCGCTGGCGGAAGACAAGCTGATCATCGGCAACGAGGGCACCTATCCCCCGTTCAGCATGGTGACGGCGGACGGCCAGTTGACCGGCGTCGAGCCCGACCTGACCCGCGAGATGTGCACGCGCATGAAGGTGACCTGCGAATTCGCGGTCATGGATTTCAAGGCGCTGATCCCCTCCCTGCTCCAGAACAAGGTGGACGTGGTCGCCAGCCAGGTGACACCGACGCCCGAGCGCAAGGAAAAGGCGCTCTTCAGCGTGCCCGTGGTCTACAACCCGGACATCTTCGTCACCCGCAAGGACAAGACCTACGAGTTCACCGTGGCAGGCCTGAAGGGCGTGCGCATCGGCGTGCAGCGCGGCTCGGCCATGGCGACCTACATCACCGCACAGTTCGGCGACGCCCCGGTGATCAGCCTCTATGACAACCCCGACCAGATCCGCCTCGACCTGCTGGCCGGGCGCATCGACATGACCTACGGCGCCAAGCTGAACTGGACGGCCGAGCTGATCGACAAGCCGGAAGGCAAGGATTACACCCTGGCCGGCGGCGACCACTGGAGCGGCGACATGTCGATCCCCGAGGATCAGCGCGGCTCGTCCTGGATCGTGCGCAAGGGCGAGGATGCCCTGCTCGCCAGGATGGACGAGGCGATCAAGAGCATGATCGCCGACTGCACCTTCACCCAGATCCGCAAGAAGTACCTCTCGGCCCCGATCGTCGCCGGCGAGGCCGCCTGCGTGAAGGCGGGCTGA
- a CDS encoding aldolase has product MLEISKTAELRRQLAATFRLAVRFGLHEGVCNHFSVRIPGDEELYLINPMGLHWSEIRASNLLLVDGGGVVLEGDGVAEATAFFIHTEGHKARPDALCIMHTHMPYATALTCVEGGRLRFVHQNSLRFWGRLAYDDDYNGLAMDAEEGSRISAGAAGGEDIVFLAHHGVVVHGRTIAQAFNDLYYLERAAQVQVLAASTGAPLREISPNVAAATAAQFASVFELEANYHFDALERILSVEAPDYRD; this is encoded by the coding sequence ATGCTGGAGATCTCGAAAACCGCCGAGCTGCGGCGCCAGCTAGCCGCGACCTTCCGCCTGGCCGTGCGCTTTGGCCTGCACGAGGGTGTGTGTAATCACTTCAGTGTCAGGATCCCCGGCGACGAGGAACTGTACCTGATCAACCCCATGGGCCTGCACTGGTCGGAAATCAGGGCCAGCAACCTGCTGCTGGTCGACGGCGGCGGCGTGGTGCTGGAAGGCGACGGGGTGGCCGAGGCGACCGCCTTCTTCATTCATACCGAAGGCCACAAGGCGCGCCCCGATGCCCTGTGCATCATGCACACCCACATGCCCTATGCCACGGCGCTGACCTGTGTCGAGGGCGGGCGCCTGCGCTTCGTGCACCAGAACTCGCTGCGCTTCTGGGGCCGCCTCGCCTATGACGACGACTACAACGGCCTGGCCATGGATGCCGAGGAAGGCAGCCGCATCTCGGCCGGGGCAGCCGGCGGCGAGGACATCGTGTTCCTGGCCCATCACGGCGTGGTCGTGCACGGCCGCACCATCGCCCAGGCCTTCAACGACCTCTATTACCTCGAGCGAGCGGCCCAGGTTCAGGTCCTGGCGGCCAGCACCGGCGCACCCTTGCGTGAGATCAGCCCCAATGTGGCAGCCGCCACAGCGGCGCAGTTCGCCAGCGTGTTCGAACTGGAAGCCAATTATCACTTCGATGCCTTGGAACGCATCCTGAGCGTCGAGGCACCGGATTACCGGGACTGA